From a single Hymenobacter sp. YIM 151500-1 genomic region:
- a CDS encoding sensor histidine kinase encodes MNSATIRTVIVLGVVSVLGIVTMQMYWVRKAFDNEERQFNQSLCIALKNVAARLATYNGVALPAQSPVSQLSSNYYVVNVNDRIDAGVLEHYLRQEFNALNLRMDYEYAIYDCTTDRMVYGSYVSARAPRPAAPVAALPKYHRYTYYFGLHLPARTSYLVSRLDIWMLMSVILLVVTGFFGYALFVILRQKQLSEVQRDFINSMTHEFKTPIATIGLAADVLAAPDAAQHPQRLRSYAGIIQEENRRLNQQVNKVLQLARGERAVLGLHPERLDLHALIEQVVRNFPAPARIETELAARPAHVHADPTHLANLLFNLLDNAVKYAAAAPLVVRLGTRTHGRQLHLTVADNGVGIARPYQRRVFEKFFRVPAPAARAAAPAGFGLGLYYVRSVAQAHRWHLSLNSAPGQGSTFTLVMPGEPAYA; translated from the coding sequence ATGAATTCGGCCACCATTCGGACGGTAATCGTGCTGGGCGTGGTGTCGGTGCTGGGCATCGTCACCATGCAGATGTATTGGGTGCGCAAGGCCTTCGACAACGAAGAGCGGCAGTTCAACCAAAGCCTCTGCATTGCCCTGAAAAATGTGGCCGCCCGCCTGGCTACTTACAACGGCGTGGCCCTGCCGGCGCAGAGCCCGGTTAGCCAGCTGTCATCGAACTATTACGTGGTCAACGTCAACGACCGGATAGATGCCGGCGTGCTGGAGCACTACCTGCGCCAGGAGTTCAACGCCCTCAACCTGCGCATGGACTACGAGTATGCCATCTACGACTGCACCACCGATCGGATGGTGTACGGCAGCTACGTGAGTGCCCGCGCCCCGCGCCCGGCGGCTCCGGTGGCGGCGCTGCCCAAGTATCACCGCTACACTTACTACTTCGGGCTGCACCTGCCCGCGCGGACTTCCTACCTGGTAAGCCGGCTCGATATCTGGATGCTGATGTCGGTGATTCTGCTGGTGGTAACGGGCTTTTTCGGGTACGCGTTGTTCGTGATTCTGCGTCAGAAGCAGCTGTCGGAAGTGCAGCGGGACTTCATCAACTCCATGACCCACGAGTTCAAAACGCCCATTGCCACCATCGGGCTGGCCGCCGATGTGCTGGCCGCCCCCGACGCGGCCCAGCACCCACAGCGGCTGCGCAGCTACGCCGGCATCATTCAGGAAGAAAACCGCCGCCTCAACCAGCAGGTAAACAAGGTGTTGCAGCTGGCCCGCGGCGAGCGGGCAGTCCTGGGCCTGCACCCCGAGCGGCTCGACCTGCACGCGCTGATTGAGCAAGTGGTGCGCAACTTTCCCGCGCCGGCCCGCATCGAAACCGAACTGGCGGCCCGGCCCGCCCACGTTCACGCCGACCCTACGCACCTGGCTAACCTGCTGTTCAACCTGCTCGACAACGCCGTGAAGTACGCCGCCGCGGCGCCGCTGGTGGTGCGCCTGGGCACGCGCACCCACGGCCGCCAGCTGCACCTCACCGTGGCCGACAACGGCGTGGGCATTGCGCGCCCGTACCAGCGGCGCGTGTTCGAGAAGTTCTTCCGGGTGCCCGCCCCAGCGGCCCGCGCGGCGGCGCCGGCGGGGTTTGGGCTGGGCCTGTACTACGTGCGCAGCGTGGCGCAGGCCCACCGCTGGCACTTGTCGCTGAACAGCGCGCCGGGGCAGGGCAGCACGTTCACGCTCGTTATGCCGGGGGAGCCTGCCTATGCCTGA
- a CDS encoding enoyl-CoA hydratase-related protein, producing the protein MYSCLLYDVRPDGVATITLNRPDVFNAFNDAQSYELQDALKQVARDASVRAVVLTGAGRAFCSGQDLKAAKEAEAAEGQPRSFYDSLHKRYNPIIRAMRGLPKPIIGRLNGVAAGAGCSLALACDAVIASSEASLIEVFINIGLVPDSGSSWFLPRLVGTLKAFELCTLGSKVTAEEALRLGLVNQVVAPEQLDEATYALATRYAQAPTKSIGLIKQMLNKAGASTLDEMLDYEAYCQQIAGESEDYREGVQAFLEKRKPQFRGQ; encoded by the coding sequence ATGTACTCCTGCCTGCTCTACGACGTGCGCCCGGATGGCGTCGCCACCATCACCCTGAACCGCCCCGACGTGTTCAACGCCTTCAACGACGCGCAGAGCTACGAGCTACAGGACGCCCTAAAGCAGGTGGCCCGCGACGCCAGCGTGCGGGCCGTGGTGCTGACCGGGGCCGGGCGGGCATTTTGCTCGGGGCAGGATTTGAAAGCCGCCAAGGAAGCCGAAGCCGCTGAGGGCCAGCCCCGCTCCTTCTACGACTCCCTGCACAAACGCTACAACCCCATCATCCGGGCCATGCGCGGGCTGCCCAAGCCCATTATTGGGCGGCTCAATGGGGTGGCGGCCGGTGCCGGCTGCTCCCTGGCCCTGGCCTGCGACGCTGTTATTGCCTCGTCGGAAGCTTCGTTGATTGAGGTATTTATTAATATTGGGTTGGTACCCGACTCGGGCTCGTCGTGGTTTTTGCCGCGGCTGGTGGGCACGCTCAAGGCGTTTGAGCTGTGCACACTGGGTTCCAAGGTAACGGCCGAGGAGGCGCTGCGGCTGGGCCTGGTGAACCAGGTAGTAGCGCCCGAGCAGCTCGACGAGGCCACTTACGCCCTGGCCACGCGCTACGCCCAGGCGCCCACCAAGTCCATCGGCCTCATCAAGCAGATGCTCAACAAAGCCGGTGCCAGCACTCTTGACGAAATGCTCGACTACGAAGCCTACTGCCAGCAGATTGCCGGCGAGTCGGAGGACTACCGAGAGGGCGTGCAGGCTTTTCTGGAGAAGCGCAAGCCTCAGTTTCGCGGGCAGTAG
- a CDS encoding response regulator transcription factor — translation MPEPQPAARLLYAEDDVNLGFITCDLLTGRGYHVTHCPDGAAALAAFDQGMFDLCLLDVMLPGADGFAVAQHIRRRNAHVPILFLSAKSLKEDRIAGLQTGADDYITKPFSFEELVLRIEVFLKRRTVGGPARPAEVRLGQYRFNADNLTLTGPAGAAVLTQKEAQLLALFSQRPGQVLRREDILQTLWGSDDYFLGRSLDVFISRLRKHLRHDPALQLRNVPRVGFVLNVAAAP, via the coding sequence ATGCCTGAGCCCCAGCCCGCTGCCCGCCTGCTCTACGCCGAAGACGACGTGAACCTGGGCTTCATAACCTGCGACTTGCTCACGGGCCGCGGCTACCACGTCACGCACTGCCCCGATGGCGCCGCGGCCCTGGCCGCCTTCGACCAGGGCATGTTCGACTTGTGTTTGCTGGACGTGATGCTGCCCGGCGCCGATGGCTTTGCCGTAGCCCAGCACATTCGCCGCCGCAACGCCCACGTACCCATCTTGTTTCTCAGCGCCAAATCACTAAAAGAAGACCGGATAGCCGGCCTGCAAACCGGCGCCGACGACTACATTACCAAGCCCTTCAGCTTCGAGGAGCTGGTGCTGCGCATCGAGGTATTCTTGAAGCGCCGCACCGTGGGCGGGCCGGCGCGGCCAGCAGAAGTACGGCTGGGCCAGTACCGCTTCAACGCCGACAACCTCACGCTGACCGGGCCGGCCGGGGCGGCAGTTCTCACCCAGAAAGAAGCCCAACTGCTTGCCCTCTTCAGCCAGCGCCCCGGCCAGGTGCTGCGGCGCGAAGACATCCTGCAAACCCTCTGGGGCTCCGACGACTACTTCCTGGGCCGCAGCCTCGACGTGTTCATCTCGCGCCTGCGCAAGCACCTGCGCCACGACCCCGCCTTGCAGCTGCGCAACGTGCCCCGCGTGGGCTTTGTGCTGAACGTGGCCGCCGCGCCGTAG
- a CDS encoding RNA polymerase sigma factor: MTASPLPLEEQHLLTGCLAQDRHAQYQLYQRYKSAMFSAALRILNDRDLAQDALQEAFVEVFQHLADFRQQSTLGAWIKTIVVRRALRTLRREQRMDVYDQERHPEPLVAWHDNLTGEALEKAIGELAAGYRAVFCLVEVEGYAHREVAELLGITEGTSKSQLYHAKRLLQRKLQHLYS; this comes from the coding sequence GTGACTGCCTCTCCTCTGCCCCTCGAAGAACAGCACCTGCTCACTGGCTGCCTGGCCCAGGACCGGCACGCGCAGTACCAGCTGTACCAGCGCTACAAGTCGGCTATGTTTTCGGCGGCCCTGCGCATTCTCAACGACCGGGACCTGGCCCAGGATGCTTTGCAGGAGGCTTTTGTGGAGGTGTTTCAGCACCTAGCCGACTTCCGGCAGCAGTCTACCCTGGGGGCTTGGATTAAGACCATCGTGGTGCGGCGGGCCCTGCGCACCCTGCGGCGCGAGCAGCGCATGGACGTGTACGACCAGGAGCGCCACCCCGAGCCCCTAGTAGCCTGGCACGACAACCTCACGGGCGAGGCCCTGGAAAAGGCCATTGGCGAGCTGGCCGCCGGCTACCGGGCCGTGTTTTGCCTGGTGGAGGTAGAAGGCTATGCCCACCGCGAGGTAGCCGAGCTGCTGGGCATCACGGAGGGCACCAGCAAGTCGCAGCTCTACCACGCCAAGCGCCTGCTGCAACGCAAACTTCAGCATCTCTACTCATGA
- a CDS encoding DUF4142 domain-containing protein, producing MKRIILSVACLGLLSLGACNTSNTDTAGATTATDTSSGRGNGTPDAAETSGTSSTAAATDATTPSAANTDDQGPTAPHSTDEEFMKSAAHSDQNEIQLSKLALEKGVTGMAKDHANMMIKDHTKSTADLKAVAQKKGVTLPTDMDEEHKAIATSMRALSGKEFEKKFMDQMVLDHQKTVNTMKAHLKMTQDADLQGFINKTTPVVQSHLDMSKKHAAMM from the coding sequence ATGAAACGCATCATCCTTTCCGTAGCCTGCCTGGGCCTGCTGAGCCTGGGAGCCTGCAACACCTCCAACACCGACACGGCCGGCGCTACCACCGCCACCGACACGTCGAGCGGGCGCGGCAACGGCACCCCGGACGCCGCCGAAACCAGTGGCACGAGCAGCACGGCTGCCGCCACCGACGCCACCACACCTTCGGCCGCTAACACCGACGACCAAGGCCCCACGGCTCCGCACTCCACCGACGAGGAGTTCATGAAGTCGGCGGCCCACAGCGACCAGAACGAGATTCAGCTAAGCAAGCTGGCCCTGGAAAAAGGCGTAACGGGCATGGCCAAGGACCACGCCAACATGATGATTAAGGACCACACCAAGTCGACAGCCGACCTGAAGGCCGTGGCCCAGAAAAAAGGCGTGACCTTGCCCACCGACATGGACGAGGAGCACAAAGCCATTGCCACGTCCATGCGGGCCTTGTCGGGCAAGGAGTTCGAGAAGAAGTTCATGGACCAGATGGTACTCGACCACCAGAAGACGGTGAACACCATGAAGGCTCACCTGAAAATGACCCAGGACGCCGACCTGCAAGGCTTCATTAACAAGACGACGCCTGTAGTACAAAGCCACTTGGATATGTCGAAGAAGCATGCTGCTATGATGTAG
- a CDS encoding DUF1573 domain-containing protein, with the protein MKIAFLLTAAAATLGFSETSFVASIPAAVAAAPVASSAVQWRTTQHNFGEIVQAVPVTATFTFRNTGKVPVLLTQVQGSCGCTATSYPTEAIQPGQSAAITATFNAANLGGFNKTVTVTTNTADAPQVLTLRGTVVVAK; encoded by the coding sequence ATGAAAATTGCGTTTTTGCTTACCGCAGCGGCGGCCACTCTCGGCTTCTCCGAAACTTCGTTTGTTGCTTCCATTCCGGCGGCGGTGGCCGCCGCACCCGTCGCCAGCAGTGCCGTGCAGTGGCGCACCACGCAGCACAACTTCGGCGAAATCGTGCAGGCTGTGCCCGTCACGGCCACCTTCACGTTCAGAAACACCGGCAAAGTGCCCGTGCTGCTCACCCAAGTGCAAGGTTCCTGCGGCTGCACGGCCACTTCCTACCCCACCGAAGCCATCCAGCCCGGCCAATCGGCAGCCATTACGGCCACTTTCAATGCCGCCAACCTGGGCGGCTTCAACAAAACCGTAACCGTTACGACTAACACCGCCGACGCGCCGCAGGTGCTGACCCTGCGCGGCACCGTGGTAGTGGCAAAATAA
- a CDS encoding 2-C-methyl-D-erythritol 4-phosphate cytidylyltransferase, with protein MSTSRFAIIVAGGSGTRMGTDRPKQFLELGGEPVLVHTLRRFSEPALGVQECVVVLPPDQFDTWQQLCARYAVGLPHAVVAGGHSRWASVRNGLAHLQQHTAGIVAVHDGVRPLTPAAVIEATFQAAHNHGAAVAAVVPKDSVRNLSQQGSYALNRSRLRLVQTPQCFEINLLRRAYQLSELPTFTDDASVVEDLHPIHLVDGDYRNIKITTPEDLLIAEALLKGNE; from the coding sequence ATGTCTACATCCCGCTTTGCCATCATCGTTGCCGGGGGCAGCGGCACGCGCATGGGCACCGACCGGCCCAAGCAGTTTCTGGAGTTGGGCGGGGAGCCGGTGCTGGTGCACACGCTGCGGCGGTTTTCGGAGCCGGCCCTAGGCGTGCAGGAGTGCGTGGTGGTGCTGCCCCCCGACCAGTTTGACACCTGGCAGCAGCTTTGTGCGCGCTACGCCGTGGGGTTGCCGCACGCGGTGGTGGCAGGCGGCCATTCGCGCTGGGCTTCGGTGCGCAACGGCTTGGCCCACCTGCAGCAGCACACGGCTGGCATCGTGGCCGTGCACGACGGGGTGCGGCCCCTCACGCCGGCTGCCGTCATTGAAGCCACGTTTCAGGCCGCCCACAACCACGGCGCGGCGGTAGCAGCGGTGGTGCCCAAGGACTCGGTGCGCAACCTGAGCCAGCAGGGTTCTTATGCCCTCAACCGCAGCCGCCTGCGCCTCGTGCAAACCCCGCAGTGCTTTGAAATTAACCTGCTGCGCCGGGCCTACCAGCTGTCCGAGCTGCCCACCTTCACCGACGACGCCAGCGTGGTAGAAGACTTGCACCCGATTCATCTAGTAGACGGCGACTACCGCAATATCAAGATTACTACCCCAGAAGACTTATTGATTGCCGAGGCGCTGCTGAAAGGGAATGAGTGA
- the uvrA gene encoding excinuclease ABC subunit UvrA — MAKKSTASASATTAAAAPKAKRKAAQPAAAAVADHAGHHTTEAVQAVPRAEVVNEAVIEQHVAATRGQLTGPADLEAPYIEVYGAREHNLKNVSVQIPRGRLVVFTGISGSGKSSLAFDTIYAEGQRRYMETFSAYARSFMGGLERPDVDKIEGLSPVISIEQKTTSRNPRSTVGTITEIYDFLRLLYARTAEAFSYATGQKMIRQSDDQIINYILKHYKDKKLVVLAPVVKGRKGHYRELFQQVAKLGFTKVRVDGELLDITPKMQVDRYKIHDIEIVIDRLVVKEEDRFRLSGSMQNALTHGKGTALVLDPDTQKTQFFSRFLMDPATGIAYDDPAPNTFSFNSPYGACPTCNGLGEVQEITEDSVMPDKKLSISRGGIAPLGEYRDIWIFQQLGVILKKHKASLSTPLEKLPPDLVERLLHGIPEEEDADPKKASYSEPFEGIIPFLRRQMESDSENIREWIQQYTQAQECPECHGFRLKKESLHFKLDGRHIGELSIMDLSQLASWFEGLEDRLTERQNLIARELLKEIRKRIGFLLEVGLDYLNLHRSVRTLSGGESQRIRLATQIGTQLVGVLYIMDEPSIGLHQRDNERLIKALQHLRDLGNSVIVVEHDKDMILHADHVLDIGPGAGIHGGHIVAEGSPTEIFSSGSLTSQYLSGQKHIELRKKKRKGEGNELVLKGARGHNLKNVTAKFPLGKLIAVTGVSGSGKSSLIHDTLYPILNQHFFNSKREPLAYDKIEGLEFIDKVIEVDQSPIGRTPRSNPATYTGVFTEIRQLFASLPEAKIRGYGPGRFSFNVKGGRCETCEGAGMRTIEMNFLPDVHVPCETCKGRRYNRETLEVRFKGKSITDVLDMTVEKAVEFFEFQPRILRKIQTLNEVGLGYLTLGQQATTLSGGEAQRVKLATELSKKDTGKTFYILDEPTTGLHFEDISHLAAVLHKLADKGNTVLIIEHNLDLIKVADHIIDIGPEGGAGGGTIVAQGTPEQVAKAAKGHTSRFLAEELKTSKYADVA, encoded by the coding sequence ATGGCCAAAAAATCAACTGCTTCCGCTTCTGCTACCACCGCTGCTGCCGCTCCTAAGGCCAAGCGCAAGGCTGCCCAACCTGCTGCCGCGGCCGTAGCCGACCACGCCGGCCACCACACCACCGAAGCCGTGCAGGCCGTGCCCCGCGCCGAAGTGGTGAATGAGGCCGTTATTGAACAGCACGTAGCCGCTACCCGCGGCCAGCTCACTGGCCCCGCCGACCTGGAAGCGCCCTACATCGAGGTGTACGGGGCGCGGGAGCACAACCTTAAAAACGTGTCGGTGCAGATTCCGCGGGGGCGGCTGGTGGTGTTTACGGGCATTTCGGGTTCGGGCAAGTCGTCGTTGGCTTTCGACACGATTTACGCCGAGGGGCAGCGGCGCTACATGGAAACGTTTTCGGCCTATGCCCGCTCGTTCATGGGTGGGCTGGAGCGGCCCGACGTGGACAAGATTGAGGGCTTGTCGCCGGTGATTAGCATCGAGCAGAAGACGACCTCGCGCAACCCCCGCTCCACGGTGGGCACCATCACCGAGATTTACGACTTCCTGCGCCTGCTCTACGCCCGCACGGCCGAGGCCTTCAGCTACGCCACCGGCCAGAAGATGATCCGGCAGAGCGACGACCAGATTATCAACTACATTCTCAAGCACTACAAGGACAAGAAGCTGGTGGTGCTGGCCCCCGTAGTGAAGGGCCGCAAAGGCCACTACCGGGAGCTGTTTCAGCAGGTGGCCAAGCTGGGCTTTACCAAAGTGCGCGTCGATGGCGAGCTGCTCGACATCACCCCCAAGATGCAGGTGGACCGCTACAAAATCCACGATATTGAAATTGTCATCGACCGGCTGGTAGTGAAAGAAGAAGACCGGTTCCGGCTGTCGGGCTCCATGCAGAACGCCCTGACCCACGGCAAGGGCACGGCTCTGGTCCTGGACCCGGATACGCAGAAAACGCAGTTTTTCTCGCGCTTCCTGATGGACCCGGCCACTGGCATTGCCTACGACGACCCGGCGCCCAACACGTTCAGCTTTAACTCGCCCTACGGCGCCTGCCCCACCTGCAATGGCCTGGGCGAAGTGCAGGAAATAACCGAAGACTCGGTGATGCCCGACAAGAAGCTCAGCATCAGTCGCGGCGGCATTGCGCCCCTGGGTGAGTACCGCGACATCTGGATTTTCCAGCAGCTGGGCGTTATTCTCAAGAAACACAAGGCCAGCCTGAGCACGCCCCTGGAAAAGCTGCCGCCGGACCTGGTGGAGCGGCTGCTGCACGGCATCCCGGAGGAGGAAGACGCCGACCCGAAAAAGGCCAGCTACTCCGAGCCGTTCGAGGGCATCATTCCCTTCCTGCGCCGCCAGATGGAATCCGATTCCGAGAACATTCGGGAGTGGATTCAGCAGTACACCCAGGCCCAGGAGTGCCCGGAGTGCCACGGCTTCCGCCTCAAGAAAGAAAGTCTGCACTTCAAGCTCGACGGCCGCCACATCGGGGAGCTGTCTATTATGGACCTAAGCCAGCTGGCTTCCTGGTTTGAGGGGCTGGAAGACCGGCTCACGGAGCGCCAGAACCTGATTGCGCGGGAGCTGCTGAAGGAAATCCGCAAGCGCATCGGGTTTTTGCTGGAAGTGGGCCTCGACTACCTCAACTTGCACCGCTCGGTCCGCACGCTGAGTGGGGGTGAGAGCCAGCGCATCCGGCTGGCCACGCAGATTGGCACCCAGCTCGTGGGCGTGCTCTACATCATGGACGAGCCCAGCATCGGCCTGCACCAGCGCGACAACGAGCGCCTGATCAAGGCCTTGCAGCACCTACGCGACCTGGGCAACTCGGTCATCGTGGTGGAGCACGATAAAGACATGATTCTACACGCCGACCACGTGCTCGACATCGGCCCCGGCGCGGGCATTCACGGCGGCCACATTGTGGCGGAAGGCTCCCCGACCGAGATTTTCTCGTCGGGCTCCCTCACGTCGCAGTACCTAAGCGGACAGAAGCACATTGAGCTGCGCAAGAAAAAGCGCAAGGGCGAAGGCAACGAGCTGGTACTGAAGGGTGCGCGCGGCCACAACCTCAAAAACGTGACGGCCAAGTTTCCGCTGGGCAAGCTCATTGCCGTCACGGGCGTGTCGGGCTCGGGCAAGTCGAGTTTGATTCACGATACGCTCTACCCGATTCTCAACCAGCACTTCTTCAACAGCAAGCGGGAGCCACTGGCGTACGACAAGATTGAAGGGCTGGAGTTTATCGACAAGGTAATTGAGGTGGACCAGTCGCCGATTGGGCGCACGCCGCGCTCCAACCCGGCCACCTACACCGGCGTGTTCACCGAAATCCGCCAGCTGTTTGCTTCGCTGCCCGAGGCCAAAATTCGCGGCTACGGGCCGGGGCGCTTCTCGTTCAACGTGAAGGGCGGGCGCTGCGAAACCTGCGAGGGCGCCGGCATGCGCACCATCGAAATGAACTTCCTGCCCGACGTGCACGTGCCCTGCGAAACCTGCAAAGGCCGCCGCTACAACCGCGAAACGCTGGAAGTGCGCTTCAAAGGCAAGAGCATCACCGACGTGCTCGACATGACGGTGGAAAAAGCCGTGGAGTTCTTCGAGTTTCAGCCCCGCATCCTGCGCAAAATCCAGACCCTGAACGAAGTGGGCCTGGGCTACCTCACCCTGGGCCAGCAAGCCACCACGCTAAGCGGCGGCGAAGCCCAGCGGGTGAAGCTGGCCACCGAGCTAAGCAAAAAGGACACCGGCAAAACCTTCTACATCCTCGACGAGCCCACCACCGGCCTGCACTTCGAGGACATCAGCCACTTGGCCGCCGTGCTCCACAAACTGGCCGACAAAGGCAACACCGTCCTCATCATCGAGCACAACCTCGACCTGATTAAAGTAGCCGACCACATCATCGACATCGGTCCCGAAGGCGGCGCGGGCGGCGGCACCATCGTGGCCCAGGGCACGCCTGAGCAAGTGGCCAAAGCCGCCAAAGGCCACACCAGCCGCTTCCTGGCCGAGGAGCTGAAAACCAGCAAGTATGCCGATGTGGCGTAA
- a CDS encoding DUF4142 domain-containing protein, which yields MLVARWTGLLLLPLLVACSGGESNKDPVAEAKFQNEKRIGEQDITEKQQRDAEFVVNAASRGMLLLEISQIALRKATSPAVKTLAQTIVSQHTGLQQEVKTLAAQKSIVLPSALGKDQGEQAGELTALNGPAFDTRYLEQLEKLHEQSIDDYDDMSEDAYDGDIRALAARQLAQLKQHLEAAEQVQDQLKK from the coding sequence ATGCTGGTTGCTCGATGGACTGGTTTGCTGCTGTTGCCACTGCTCGTAGCCTGCTCGGGCGGTGAGAGCAACAAGGACCCGGTAGCCGAAGCCAAGTTTCAGAACGAGAAGCGCATCGGCGAACAAGACATAACCGAAAAGCAGCAGCGCGACGCCGAGTTTGTCGTAAACGCCGCTAGCCGCGGCATGTTGCTATTGGAAATCAGCCAGATAGCCTTGCGCAAAGCCACCTCGCCGGCCGTCAAAACGCTGGCCCAAACCATCGTCAGCCAGCACACGGGCTTGCAGCAGGAAGTGAAAACTCTGGCGGCGCAGAAAAGCATTGTGTTGCCCTCGGCCCTGGGTAAAGACCAGGGCGAGCAGGCCGGCGAGCTGACGGCCCTTAACGGCCCGGCCTTCGACACGCGCTACCTGGAGCAGCTGGAGAAGCTGCACGAGCAGAGCATCGACGACTACGACGACATGAGCGAAGATGCCTACGACGGCGACATCCGGGCGCTGGCCGCCCGGCAGCTGGCTCAGCTCAAGCAGCACCTCGAAGCCGCCGAACAGGTGCAGGACCAACTGAAAAAATAA